Proteins co-encoded in one Arachis stenosperma cultivar V10309 chromosome 7, arast.V10309.gnm1.PFL2, whole genome shotgun sequence genomic window:
- the LOC130940276 gene encoding putative aconitate hydratase, cytoplasmic, protein MHLTCFWLIRFSYFIQVDVARSDDAFQANMECEFHRNRERFGFLKWGSSALDNMIVVPPGSGIVHQVNLEYLRLVVFEADGSRQQCLARFQ, encoded by the exons ATGCATTTAACATGTTTTTGGTTAATTAGGTTTAGCTATTTCATTCAGGTTGATGTAGCAAGATCAGATGATGCATTTCAAGCAAATATGGAATGTGAGTTCCATAGGAATAGAGAGAGATTTGGTTTCCTTAAATGGGGTTCGTCAGCTCTCGATAACATGATTGTTGTTCCTCCAGGTTCTGGAATAGTCCATCAG GTGAATCTTGAATACCTTCGACTGGTGGTTTTCGAAGCTGATGGGAGTAGGCAGCAATGCTTGGCCAG GTTTCAATGA
- the LOC130941215 gene encoding transcription factor GTE12-like, producing MSDIEAVASLKREEDTECQKEKKQKMRRIMDLKASRQCSTILNVLSTHKHGWLFNQPVDPVLFQIPDYFDIITHPMDLGTIKYKLESNSYPFMEDFVADVRLTFCNSMIYYARGEKVYKIAMELSQIFEGKWEEFERSLKCEQDPEKSMNQENDTLSNKPPQRLARICYTPTFSATFRVIPRGMHKGSKGRVHKSGTNKLERRGHRNSHLQKKSDADSVEKELGLRPKLKLLKKSLKRQKNIEREIAIGLEKIKITADEKDKSMKELEIFLLNP from the coding sequence ATGAGTGACATTGAAGCAGTTGCATCCCTCAAGAGAGAAGAGGATACAGAGTGCCAAAAGGAAAAGAAGCAGAAGATGAGAAGGATCATGGATTTGAAAGCATCTCGCCAATGTTCTACTATTCTCAATGTTTTGTCCACTCACAAACATGGATGGCTTTTCAATCAGCCAGTGGATCCTGTTTTGTTCCAAATCCCTGATTATTTTGATATCATAACACATCCCATGGATTTAGGCACAATTAAATACAAGCTCGAGTCAAATAGCTATCCTTTTATGGAGGATTTTGTGGCTGATGTGAGATTGACCTTCTGTAACTCCATGATATACTATGCCCGTGGTGAGAAAGTTTATAAAATTGCAATGGAGCTCAGCCAAATATTTGAGGGTAAATGGGAAGAGTTTGAGAGAAGTTTGAAGTGTGAACAAGATCCTGAAAAAAGTATGAATCAAGAAAATGATACATTGTCCAACAAGCCACCTCAAAGACTTGCGAGAATTTGTTACACACCAACTTTTAGTGCTACGTTCAGAGTAATTCCGAGAGGCATGCACAAAGGATCAAAAGGACGTGTACACAAATCTGGTACTAATAAACTGGAAAGACGAGGCCATCGCAACTCACATTTGCAGAAGAAATCTGATGCTGATTCTGTTGAGAAAGAGTTAGGATTGAGACCCAAATTAAAGCTGCTGAAAAAGAGCCTAAAGAGAcagaaaaatatagaaagagAAATTGCTATTGGATTAGAAAAGATTAAGATAACTGCggatgaaaaagataaaagtaTGAAAGAACTTGAAATCTTTCTCCTCAATCcctag